One Tomitella gaofuii DNA segment encodes these proteins:
- a CDS encoding peptidylprolyl isomerase has product MTLATSVGTIGLTLDRAQAPCTVESMVSLAQQDYFDDTPCHRLTDQGIYVLQCGDPTGTGRGGPGYTIPDEFPQNLAPAEGMGPGTVVYPRGSIAMANTGRAHSGGSQFFLVYKDSPLPPEYTVFGTIDEAGLEVLDKVAAAGTKPGPGGMTAPTMEVQITDATVG; this is encoded by the coding sequence GTGACCCTGGCCACGTCGGTCGGAACCATCGGGCTCACGCTCGACCGCGCGCAGGCGCCGTGCACGGTCGAGAGCATGGTGTCGCTGGCCCAGCAGGACTACTTCGACGACACCCCGTGCCACCGGCTCACCGACCAGGGCATCTACGTGCTGCAGTGCGGTGATCCGACGGGCACCGGCCGCGGCGGACCCGGCTACACCATTCCCGACGAGTTCCCGCAGAACCTCGCGCCGGCCGAGGGCATGGGCCCCGGCACCGTCGTCTACCCGCGCGGATCCATCGCGATGGCGAACACCGGCCGGGCGCACTCCGGCGGCAGCCAGTTCTTCCTGGTGTACAAGGACTCGCCGCTGCCGCCCGAGTACACCGTGTTCGGCACCATCGACGAGGCCGGGCTGGAAGTTCTCGACAAGGTCGCCGCCGCCGGCACCAAGCCGGGCCCGGGCGGCATGACGGCCCCCACCATGGAGGTCCAGATCACCGACGCGACCGTCGGCTGA
- a CDS encoding response regulator transcription factor, with amino-acid sequence MRTPERGRHTPSDGTEPDAPRARGGGTAATGRGPATILRPDAPPAQSRAYVRPTLSHREIEVLRCWLLSDSKTEVSGKLHVAPGTIKSHLHRIRGKYEAVGRNAGTKASLVARALQDGILTLEEL; translated from the coding sequence GTGCGCACACCGGAACGCGGCCGGCACACGCCGTCCGACGGCACCGAACCCGACGCCCCGCGGGCGCGGGGGGGCGGGACCGCCGCCACCGGACGGGGACCGGCCACGATCCTCCGGCCCGACGCACCCCCCGCACAATCGCGCGCCTACGTGCGGCCCACCCTCTCGCACCGCGAGATCGAGGTGCTGCGCTGCTGGCTGCTCTCCGATTCCAAGACCGAGGTCAGCGGCAAGCTGCACGTGGCGCCCGGCACCATCAAGTCGCACCTGCACCGCATCCGCGGCAAGTACGAGGCGGTCGGCCGCAATGCCGGCACCAAGGCCTCGCTCGTGGCACGCGCACTCCAGGACGGGATCCTCACCCTCGAAGAGCTGTAA
- the rpsF gene encoding 30S ribosomal protein S6 gives MRQYEMMIILDPSLDERTVTPSMETLLNVVREAGGKVDNLDVWGKRRLAYEIDKKTEGIYVVVDMTAESATVKEFDRQLGLNESVLRTKVLRRSA, from the coding sequence GTGCGTCAGTACGAAATGATGATCATCCTCGATCCGAGTCTGGACGAGCGCACCGTTACCCCGTCCATGGAGACGCTGCTGAACGTCGTCCGTGAGGCCGGCGGCAAGGTCGACAACCTGGACGTCTGGGGCAAGCGCCGTCTTGCCTACGAGATCGACAAGAAGACCGAAGGCATCTACGTGGTGGTCGACATGACCGCCGAGTCCGCCACGGTCAAGGAGTTCGACCGCCAGCTGGGTCTGAACGAGTCGGTTCTGCGTACCAAGGTGCTGCGCCGCAGCGCCTGA
- the rpsR gene encoding 30S ribosomal protein S18, with product MAKARERKAQATKAQKTKACAFCKENNTVIDYKDSALLRRFISDRGKIRARRVTGNCVQHQRDVAVAVKNSREVALLPYTPTAR from the coding sequence ATGGCCAAGGCGCGAGAGCGCAAGGCGCAGGCCACCAAGGCGCAGAAGACCAAGGCCTGTGCGTTTTGCAAAGAGAACAACACGGTGATCGATTACAAGGACTCCGCGCTGCTGCGCCGGTTCATCAGTGATCGAGGCAAGATCCGTGCCCGCCGGGTGACCGGCAATTGCGTCCAGCATCAGCGGGACGTAGCCGTTGCCGTCAAGAATTCGCGTGAGGTGGCCCTGCTGCCTTACACGCCGACGGCTCGTTGA
- a CDS encoding N-acetylmuramoyl-L-alanine amidase family protein: MKRSAFASLLLAGVTAAAFVVPATSAAADDVSADALAGKTVFLDPGHQQSAAGHDMSKQVDDGYGGTKNCQTSGMTALGGTPEYEITYNVAEIVKGALQQLGADVVMSRGATGWGGCITDRADKANESGADVAVSIHADSTSVGTDTANHGFHMIIPKLDGITDAEAEKAQAGGGRAASKIMRDVYKDSGFTPSNYLGQDGLNERGDVAGPALTEVPLVFVEMGNGSNPGDAKVLESADGQAKHAKAIAVGIATYLAGGGAAGAAAEDAVAEESGGGSPDSGGGATGGAAAGDSGAGAGGGLLDGVLDRVDDVMDLFEQLISVNGIDSLLALINDGNIAKVEGILGTATDLAGPLLAEAGTA; encoded by the coding sequence ATGAAACGATCTGCTTTCGCTTCGCTTCTGCTGGCGGGCGTCACCGCGGCGGCCTTCGTCGTGCCGGCCACGAGTGCGGCCGCCGACGACGTGTCCGCCGACGCCTTGGCCGGCAAAACCGTGTTCCTCGACCCGGGCCACCAGCAATCGGCGGCGGGCCACGACATGTCCAAGCAGGTCGACGACGGGTACGGCGGCACCAAGAACTGCCAGACGTCCGGCATGACCGCGCTGGGAGGCACCCCCGAGTACGAGATCACCTACAACGTGGCGGAGATCGTCAAGGGCGCCCTGCAGCAGCTGGGTGCGGATGTGGTCATGAGCCGCGGTGCCACCGGCTGGGGCGGCTGCATCACCGACCGCGCGGACAAGGCCAACGAGTCGGGCGCGGATGTGGCCGTGAGCATCCACGCCGATTCCACCTCGGTGGGGACGGACACCGCGAACCACGGATTCCACATGATCATCCCGAAGCTCGACGGGATCACGGACGCCGAGGCGGAGAAGGCGCAGGCCGGCGGCGGGCGCGCGGCGTCGAAAATCATGCGCGACGTGTACAAGGACAGCGGGTTCACGCCGTCGAACTACCTGGGCCAGGACGGGCTGAACGAGCGCGGTGACGTCGCCGGCCCCGCGCTCACCGAGGTGCCGTTGGTGTTCGTGGAGATGGGCAACGGTTCGAATCCCGGTGACGCGAAGGTCCTCGAGAGCGCCGACGGGCAGGCGAAGCACGCCAAGGCCATCGCCGTCGGCATCGCGACCTACCTGGCCGGCGGTGGCGCGGCGGGTGCGGCCGCGGAGGACGCGGTGGCGGAGGAGTCGGGGGGCGGATCCCCCGATTCCGGGGGCGGTGCCACCGGCGGCGCGGCGGCCGGTGACAGTGGCGCCGGTGCGGGCGGCGGCCTGCTCGACGGCGTTCTGGACCGCGTCGACGATGTCATGGACCTGTTCGAGCAGCTGATCTCCGTCAATGGCATCGACTCGCTGCTGGCCCTCATCAACGACGGCAACATCGCGAAGGTCGAGGGGATCCTGGGTACGGCGACGGACCTGGCGGGGCCGTTGCTGGCCGAGGCGGGGACCGCCTGA
- a CDS encoding single-stranded DNA-binding protein — MAGETVITVVGNLTADPELRFTPSGAAVAGFTVASTPRRFNQQTNQWEDGEALFLRCSIWRQAAENVAESLTKGARVVVQGRLKQRSFETREGEKRTVVELDVDEIGPSLRYATAKVEKVSRGGGGGGGFGGGGGGYAGGGGAPSGGGRSGGDDPWGSAPQASGSFGGASDDEPPF; from the coding sequence ATGGCAGGCGAGACCGTCATCACCGTGGTCGGCAATCTGACCGCAGACCCCGAGCTCCGCTTCACCCCGTCCGGGGCCGCGGTGGCCGGGTTCACCGTGGCGAGCACGCCCCGCCGGTTCAACCAGCAGACGAACCAGTGGGAGGACGGCGAGGCCCTGTTCCTGCGCTGCAGCATCTGGCGGCAGGCGGCGGAGAACGTGGCCGAGTCCCTCACCAAGGGCGCCCGCGTGGTCGTGCAGGGCAGGCTCAAGCAGCGGTCCTTCGAAACCCGTGAGGGCGAGAAGCGCACCGTCGTCGAGCTCGACGTCGACGAGATCGGGCCGTCCCTCCGCTACGCGACCGCCAAGGTCGAGAAGGTCAGCCGCGGCGGCGGTGGCGGCGGCGGGTTCGGTGGTGGCGGCGGCGGTTACGCCGGCGGCGGTGGCGCACCCTCAGGCGGCGGCCGGTCGGGCGGCGACGATCCGTGGGGCAGCGCCCCGCAGGCGTCGGGCTCGTTCGGCGGCGCTTCGGACGACGAGCCCCCGTTCTGA
- a CDS encoding pyridoxal phosphate-dependent decarboxylase family protein, which produces MDPDTRVEGPAGRQVGGSAAGEGSAADAPLGARARRVLADLADLQRDDLPTRGGTTTAYVFDSGLGEVDAVALRAYELLAHVNGLDPTQFPSVARIENDLVSIVAGQLGGDDATVGTVTSGGTESCLLAVLGARELWRRRRSTGNPRIVVPATAHAAFFKAAHLFGLKVQTVPVDPDTLRADPEQMAAAIGPRTALVVVSAPSYAYGVVDPVEPIAAAAAQWDVPCHVDACIGGWILPFLDDPPPFAFDVPGVTSVAVDLHKYGYVPKGVSVLLHRNAELRRLHWFTLAGWAGYPLVNPTLQSSRPVGPMASAWAVQKLLGIEDRVPGDGLPGFRSLARSAHGAARRFAAGIDGAGGSPGIAGLHTVGAVDSTLVAFADDAGPDDPDVRVVVDELAQRGWYLQVQPSMGTALRARRVPMTAHASITGAAAGRIDELLAALREAADAARVHGRVEPDARLVEMARTIEPAELTEEQVEGLLRLAGVGDGGPAGLPARMAPVHALVDAIPAPLAERLLTAVLSRQLTPPR; this is translated from the coding sequence ATGGATCCGGACACACGAGTAGAGGGTCCGGCGGGTCGGCAGGTCGGGGGCTCCGCGGCCGGCGAGGGTTCCGCGGCCGACGCGCCGCTGGGCGCCCGGGCGCGCCGGGTGCTGGCGGACCTCGCGGACCTGCAGCGGGACGACCTGCCCACCCGTGGCGGCACCACCACGGCGTATGTGTTCGACTCGGGGCTCGGCGAGGTCGACGCGGTGGCGCTGCGCGCCTACGAGTTGCTGGCGCACGTCAACGGCCTGGACCCCACGCAGTTCCCGTCGGTGGCCCGCATCGAGAACGACCTGGTGTCCATCGTCGCCGGACAGCTCGGCGGGGACGACGCGACGGTCGGCACCGTCACCAGCGGCGGCACCGAGTCGTGCCTGCTGGCGGTGCTCGGTGCGCGTGAGCTGTGGCGGCGTCGGCGCAGCACCGGCAATCCGCGCATCGTGGTGCCGGCGACGGCGCACGCCGCCTTCTTCAAGGCCGCGCACCTGTTCGGCCTCAAGGTGCAGACGGTGCCGGTGGATCCGGACACGCTGCGGGCGGATCCGGAGCAGATGGCGGCCGCCATCGGCCCGCGTACCGCACTCGTCGTCGTCTCCGCGCCGTCCTACGCGTACGGGGTGGTGGACCCGGTGGAGCCCATCGCGGCGGCCGCCGCGCAGTGGGACGTGCCGTGCCACGTGGACGCGTGCATCGGAGGGTGGATTCTGCCGTTCCTCGACGACCCGCCGCCATTCGCATTCGACGTTCCGGGGGTGACGTCGGTGGCCGTGGACCTGCACAAGTACGGCTATGTGCCCAAGGGGGTCTCCGTGCTGCTGCACCGGAACGCCGAGCTGAGGCGGCTGCACTGGTTCACTCTGGCCGGCTGGGCGGGGTATCCCCTGGTCAACCCGACGCTGCAGTCGAGCCGTCCGGTGGGGCCGATGGCGTCGGCCTGGGCGGTGCAGAAACTCCTGGGCATCGAGGACCGTGTCCCGGGCGACGGTCTGCCGGGGTTCCGATCCCTGGCCAGGTCGGCGCACGGTGCAGCCCGTCGGTTCGCGGCCGGGATCGACGGCGCCGGCGGATCCCCCGGAATCGCGGGGTTGCACACCGTCGGGGCCGTCGACTCGACGCTCGTGGCGTTCGCCGACGACGCCGGGCCCGACGACCCGGACGTGCGCGTCGTGGTGGACGAGCTCGCGCAGCGCGGGTGGTACCTGCAGGTGCAGCCGTCGATGGGCACGGCCCTGCGTGCCCGGCGGGTGCCGATGACGGCGCACGCCTCCATCACCGGTGCCGCCGCCGGGCGGATCGACGAGCTGCTGGCCGCCCTGCGGGAGGCGGCCGATGCGGCCCGCGTGCACGGCCGGGTCGAGCCCGACGCGCGCCTGGTGGAGATGGCGCGCACCATCGAACCCGCCGAGCTCACCGAGGAACAGGTGGAGGGCCTGCTGCGGCTGGCGGGTGTGGGCGACGGCGGCCCCGCCGGACTGCCCGCGCGCATGGCGCCGGTGCACGCGCTGGTGGACGCCATCCCCGCGCCGCTCGCCGAGCGCCTGCTCACCGCGGTACTCAGCCGGCAGCTGACGCCGCCGCGGTGA
- a CDS encoding helix-turn-helix transcriptional regulator, with the protein MRSDPTGRPDLPSGARPRPRPQPGRGIPRPTGHRGQGGARPQAPRSPQTQRPPDQGPRSHDPRDHKAGGPRPSPSAAGAPGQAGRPDPALPKPSLSAREVEVLLSWFQSESKAAVSEKLGLAPGTVSTYLSRIRVKYELVGRTANSKAALVARAVQDGLVTLDEL; encoded by the coding sequence ATGCGATCCGACCCGACGGGGCGTCCCGACCTCCCCAGCGGCGCGCGGCCGCGCCCCCGGCCCCAACCCGGCCGCGGCATACCCCGCCCCACCGGCCACCGCGGCCAGGGAGGCGCCCGCCCGCAGGCCCCGCGCAGTCCGCAGACGCAGAGACCGCCCGATCAGGGTCCGCGCTCACACGACCCCCGAGACCACAAGGCGGGCGGCCCCCGCCCGAGCCCATCCGCCGCGGGTGCACCGGGCCAGGCTGGACGTCCCGACCCGGCGCTGCCCAAGCCCAGCCTGTCGGCGCGCGAGGTGGAGGTGCTGCTGTCCTGGTTCCAGTCGGAGTCCAAGGCCGCGGTGTCGGAGAAGCTCGGCCTGGCCCCCGGCACCGTCTCCACGTACTTGTCCCGCATCCGGGTGAAGTACGAGCTGGTGGGGCGCACGGCCAACTCCAAGGCGGCGCTCGTCGCGCGAGCGGTGCAGGACGGCCTGGTCACGCTCGACGAACTCTGA
- the dnaB gene encoding replicative DNA helicase, with the protein MSVVDDRDQSGFSDGPLPQEPPTEDFGRQPPQDMVAEQSVLGGMLLSKDAIADVLEVVRSSDFYRPAHQGIYDSILDLYGRGEPADAVTVSAELDRRGELKRIGGAPYLHTLISTVPTAANAGYYAEIVADKAVLRRLVQAGTRIVQYGYAGADGQDVDEVVDRAQAEVFEVTERRTTEDYLPLEELLQPTLDEIDSIATRGGLSLGVPTGFMELDEVTNGLHPGQMIIVAARPGVGKALALDTPLPTPAGWTTMGEVAVGDQLIGADGRPTRVVAATEVMAGRPCFEVEFSDGTVIVADAEHQWLTETRASRKSAQAAAAGYNRYRNQRTFAEVRTTEQIAATLRCPTADSRINHSVVNAQAMELPDQDLLVPPYTLGAWLGDGTTAAAHITTADPEIAMLIEGEGLVATRSSSAKYRYRISLPPEPPTESRQCVVCGETFVPHTSEVRTCGQSCGGKARFMSSPVASPTCPVCGDPCTGLRMCQRCRNSVGSVQAQLRTLGVLGNKHIPNQYLRGSWRQRRAMLAGLLDTDGTVTAGGSVQYAGVDKRLIDDVYELIVSLGYRCQVSTKRVRGRSEATSTAYTLTFATDDTVFGIERKRIAHKERRHASNTARSGSRFIVDVRPIDSVPVRCVEVSAEDHLYLAGRSMVPTHNSTLGMDFMRSCSVKHGMSSVIFSLEMSKTEIVMRLLSAEAKVKLGDMRAGKMSDDDWTRLARRMSEISEAPLFIDDSPNMTMMEIRAKARRLKQKHDLKLIVVDYLQLMTSGKKVESRQQEVSDFSRSLKLLAKELEVPLVAICQLNRGPEQRTDKKPMVSDLRESGSLEQDADMVILLHRPDAFERDDPRMGEADLILGKHRNGPTATVTVAHQLHLSRFVDMARG; encoded by the coding sequence GTGTCGGTGGTCGACGATCGTGATCAGTCCGGGTTCTCGGACGGGCCGCTGCCGCAGGAGCCTCCCACCGAGGATTTCGGCCGCCAGCCCCCGCAGGACATGGTGGCGGAGCAGTCGGTGCTGGGCGGCATGCTGCTGAGCAAGGACGCAATCGCGGACGTGCTCGAGGTCGTCCGTTCGTCGGACTTCTACCGGCCGGCGCACCAGGGCATCTACGATTCGATCCTCGACCTGTACGGCCGCGGCGAACCCGCGGACGCCGTCACCGTGTCCGCGGAGCTGGACCGGCGCGGCGAGCTCAAGCGCATCGGCGGGGCCCCCTACCTGCACACGCTGATCTCCACGGTGCCTACGGCGGCGAACGCCGGTTACTACGCCGAGATCGTCGCGGACAAGGCCGTGCTGCGCCGCCTCGTGCAGGCCGGCACCCGGATCGTGCAGTACGGGTATGCGGGGGCGGACGGCCAGGACGTGGATGAGGTGGTGGACCGCGCCCAGGCGGAGGTCTTCGAGGTCACCGAGCGGCGCACCACCGAGGACTACCTGCCGCTCGAGGAGCTGCTGCAGCCCACATTGGACGAGATCGACTCCATCGCCACGCGCGGCGGCCTGTCGCTGGGCGTGCCCACCGGGTTCATGGAGCTCGACGAGGTTACCAACGGACTGCACCCGGGGCAGATGATCATCGTGGCGGCCAGGCCCGGCGTGGGCAAGGCGCTGGCGCTCGACACGCCGCTTCCCACGCCCGCCGGGTGGACAACCATGGGTGAGGTCGCCGTGGGCGACCAGCTCATCGGCGCCGACGGCCGGCCGACGCGGGTGGTCGCGGCCACCGAGGTGATGGCGGGCAGGCCGTGCTTCGAGGTGGAGTTCTCTGACGGAACAGTCATCGTCGCCGACGCGGAGCACCAGTGGCTGACCGAGACACGTGCTTCGCGGAAGTCGGCGCAGGCGGCAGCGGCGGGGTACAACCGGTACAGGAACCAGCGCACGTTCGCCGAGGTGCGCACCACAGAGCAGATCGCGGCCACTCTCCGATGCCCCACCGCGGACAGCCGGATCAACCATTCAGTGGTCAACGCTCAGGCGATGGAGCTGCCCGACCAGGACCTGCTCGTGCCGCCGTACACGCTGGGCGCTTGGCTCGGTGACGGCACCACGGCCGCCGCGCACATCACCACCGCCGACCCCGAGATCGCCATGCTCATTGAAGGCGAGGGGCTGGTTGCGACGCGTTCCTCGTCGGCCAAGTACCGTTATCGGATCTCGCTGCCGCCGGAGCCCCCGACCGAATCGCGCCAGTGCGTGGTGTGTGGCGAGACGTTCGTGCCGCACACGAGCGAAGTCCGCACGTGTGGGCAGTCCTGCGGCGGCAAGGCGCGGTTCATGTCGAGCCCGGTAGCGTCGCCCACGTGCCCGGTGTGCGGCGATCCGTGCACCGGCCTGCGGATGTGCCAGCGCTGCCGGAACTCGGTCGGCAGTGTCCAGGCGCAGCTCCGCACTCTCGGGGTACTGGGCAACAAGCACATTCCGAACCAGTACCTGCGAGGGTCGTGGCGTCAGCGGCGGGCAATGCTTGCGGGCCTGCTCGACACCGACGGCACCGTCACCGCAGGCGGCTCGGTCCAGTACGCGGGTGTCGACAAGCGGCTGATCGACGATGTGTACGAGCTGATCGTGAGCCTGGGGTACCGCTGCCAGGTGAGCACCAAACGGGTCCGTGGCCGGAGCGAAGCCACGTCCACCGCCTATACGCTCACATTCGCGACCGACGACACGGTGTTCGGTATCGAGCGCAAGCGGATTGCTCACAAGGAACGGCGACACGCATCGAACACCGCTCGATCTGGCTCGCGTTTCATCGTCGACGTTCGCCCGATCGACTCGGTGCCGGTCCGGTGCGTTGAAGTATCGGCCGAGGACCATCTCTACCTCGCGGGCCGGTCGATGGTCCCTACGCACAACTCGACCCTCGGCATGGACTTCATGCGGTCCTGTTCCGTCAAGCACGGAATGTCGAGTGTGATCTTCTCGCTGGAGATGAGCAAGACGGAGATCGTGATGCGTCTGCTCTCCGCCGAGGCCAAGGTCAAGCTGGGCGACATGCGCGCGGGCAAGATGTCCGACGACGACTGGACGCGTCTGGCGCGCCGCATGAGCGAGATCTCCGAAGCGCCACTGTTCATCGACGACTCGCCGAACATGACGATGATGGAGATCCGGGCCAAGGCGCGCCGGCTCAAGCAGAAGCACGATCTCAAGCTGATCGTGGTCGACTATCTGCAGCTGATGACGTCGGGCAAGAAGGTCGAATCGCGCCAGCAGGAGGTCTCGGACTTCTCGCGCAGCCTCAAGCTCCTCGCCAAGGAGCTCGAGGTTCCTCTGGTGGCGATCTGTCAGCTCAACCGTGGCCCGGAGCAGCGCACCGACAAGAAGCCCATGGTGTCCGACCTGCGTGAATCCGGATCACTCGAGCAGGATGCCGACATGGTGATCCTGCTGCACCGGCCCGACGCCTTCGAGCGGGACGACCCGCGCATGGGTGAAGCCGACCTGATCCTGGGCAAGCACCGCAACGGTCCCACCGCCACAGTCACTGTGGCGCACCAACTGCACCTGTCAAGGTTCGTTGACATGGCGCGGGGGTGA
- a CDS encoding MFS transporter: MTDAEAGRPDTRPAGRNLTRRQTVGYALGSLGTGGFGVVPGLLLAYYLTDTLAVAAGLAGAVVLLPKLWDVLIAPAIGRMTDRTLMARGDRRPWLLAGAAALPVAFALTFLTPGALSGGAAAGWVVVFFLLAATGYGVFQVPYVTMPTEMTADPAERTTITAWRIAMLTVGILLFGVAAPILVSAGGEGRGGYALMGVVLGCGIAAGMVAAWRGTRGIRTVRVGEVTGTVRSQLRAAAGNRPFVALLAAFVLQAVASGAMLAAAPYFAQYHLGDEGLTSVLFACLVGPALVTMPLWHRVAGLVGKRPGYVLATLVFAAGALGLTAGGSLPPLGVYALVAVVGVGYAGTQMFPLAMLPDTLADDARATGASRAGILTGVWTAGETVGLALGPFVVVSVVLGLSGYVSGSGDETVAQPPSALHAITWSMSLVPAACALLSIVFVLAHRPPEHGRTGHAGGGSG; the protein is encoded by the coding sequence GTGACCGACGCGGAGGCCGGGCGCCCGGACACGCGGCCCGCGGGCCGGAATCTCACGCGCCGCCAGACCGTCGGCTACGCCCTCGGCTCGCTGGGGACGGGCGGATTCGGCGTGGTGCCGGGCCTCCTGCTGGCCTACTACCTGACGGACACCCTGGCGGTCGCCGCGGGCCTGGCCGGGGCGGTGGTGTTGCTGCCCAAGCTGTGGGACGTCCTCATCGCGCCCGCCATCGGCCGGATGACCGACCGCACGCTCATGGCCCGCGGCGACCGCCGGCCGTGGCTTCTCGCCGGTGCGGCGGCATTGCCGGTGGCGTTCGCGCTCACCTTCCTCACCCCCGGCGCGCTGTCGGGCGGCGCGGCGGCCGGCTGGGTGGTCGTGTTCTTCCTGCTCGCGGCCACCGGATACGGCGTCTTCCAGGTTCCCTACGTGACCATGCCCACCGAGATGACCGCGGACCCGGCCGAGCGCACCACGATCACGGCCTGGCGGATCGCCATGCTCACCGTCGGAATCCTGCTGTTCGGTGTCGCCGCGCCGATCCTGGTGTCCGCGGGCGGCGAGGGGCGTGGCGGGTACGCGCTGATGGGCGTCGTGCTGGGGTGCGGGATCGCCGCGGGCATGGTGGCCGCGTGGCGCGGCACGCGCGGCATCCGCACGGTGCGGGTCGGCGAGGTCACCGGCACCGTCCGGTCCCAGCTGCGCGCCGCCGCGGGCAACAGGCCGTTCGTCGCGCTGCTCGCGGCGTTCGTGCTGCAGGCGGTGGCCTCGGGCGCGATGCTCGCGGCGGCCCCGTACTTCGCGCAGTACCACCTGGGCGACGAGGGCCTCACCTCGGTGCTCTTCGCATGCCTGGTGGGGCCCGCGCTGGTGACGATGCCGCTGTGGCACCGGGTCGCGGGGCTGGTGGGCAAACGGCCGGGGTACGTGCTGGCGACGCTGGTGTTCGCCGCGGGGGCGCTGGGCCTGACGGCGGGCGGATCGCTGCCGCCCCTGGGCGTGTATGCGCTGGTGGCCGTGGTCGGCGTCGGGTATGCGGGCACGCAGATGTTCCCGCTGGCCATGCTGCCGGACACGCTGGCCGACGACGCGCGCGCCACCGGCGCGTCACGCGCGGGGATCCTCACCGGCGTGTGGACGGCGGGCGAGACGGTGGGCCTGGCGCTCGGTCCGTTCGTCGTCGTGTCCGTGGTGCTGGGGCTCAGCGGATACGTCTCCGGCTCCGGCGACGAGACCGTGGCCCAGCCGCCGTCCGCGCTGCACGCGATCACCTGGTCGATGTCCCTGGTGCCCGCGGCGTGCGCCCTGCTGAGCATCGTGTTCGTACTGGCGCATCGGCCCCCGGAACACGGCCGGACGGGGCATGCTGGAGGGGGCAGCGGGTAA
- the rplI gene encoding 50S ribosomal protein L9 translates to MKLILTADVENVGVAGDSVEVRDGYGRNYLLPRGLAIVATRGALKQVEGIRRTQESKRVRDIDHANELKGAIEGLDAVELQARTASDGEKLFGSVTAGDVAGALLAAGGPNIDKRTLVLPKTHIKSVGKYEVSVKLHAGVTAVFTLTVTGAAA, encoded by the coding sequence ATGAAGCTGATCCTCACCGCTGATGTCGAGAACGTCGGTGTTGCTGGAGATTCGGTCGAGGTCAGGGACGGCTACGGCCGCAACTACCTGCTGCCCCGCGGGCTGGCCATCGTGGCCACGCGCGGCGCTCTCAAGCAGGTGGAGGGCATCCGCCGCACGCAGGAGTCCAAGCGCGTGCGCGACATCGACCACGCGAACGAGCTGAAGGGCGCCATCGAGGGCCTGGATGCCGTGGAGCTGCAGGCGCGTACGGCCTCGGACGGCGAGAAGCTGTTCGGCTCCGTCACCGCCGGCGACGTGGCGGGTGCCCTGCTGGCCGCGGGCGGCCCGAACATCGACAAGCGCACCCTGGTGCTGCCGAAGACGCACATCAAGAGCGTCGGCAAGTACGAGGTGTCCGTCAAGCTGCACGCGGGCGTCACCGCCGTGTTCACGCTGACGGTCACCGGCGCCGCGGCCTGA